One Raphanus sativus cultivar WK10039 unplaced genomic scaffold, ASM80110v3 Scaffold3103, whole genome shotgun sequence genomic window, ACAACTCTCTCTGTAAAGCAAGAGAATTATTTCAGCAGAATTTGAATAAGACAGACATAAATTTAGGTCAACTTGAAACCACCACCAACAAGTTTGGGTAATGTTAGGTCTGGCTCGACACAACTTGAACCACACCTGGTTgttctgcaaaaaaaaacattggtcAAGTTAAAACACTTATCATGTTTTTTCCTAAGCCTACATACTCTGAAAAATATTGCTACCATATGACTACATGATTCTACTTGTACTTGTTCGAGATCTCATGTGCCATATGTCATAGTTTAAGAAACTTACTGGAGATCTCGGCTACTTGCTCAGGGGTGAGCTTAGCTGAGAAACCAGAGGCAGCTTCCTTGTAGCTGTATATTAGGGCCTCCTCTGCAGCCTTGTCACTATTGAATAGCCAAAAATGAACAGAAtataatcatcattatcataTCTTATATTCATCACTTCAATCGACACCCCGGCTCTTGTCCATGGCCATAGGGGCGGTGCCGCGGTGGCCATGGGTCTATGGATCCAAACTTTTTGTGTTATTTAGTTGAATATAAaggtatattttaatatgttaaagGTCCATAAATTGTGTGTTTTACCATTTTTCAATTTTCCAGATTAGATAATGGAAATTCTTTTGGTTcaacttaaaaaatattgtgaaaaaactaagatataaatatttataaattgatcCATATTCACTATTTAGCCCAAGGctactaatttttttaagacGTCCTGTCTACACGATCGATCAAACAATATATAGTGGTGGAGCCACATTGTTATCACACGGGTCAACTGATCCAGgtgaattttttattaaaaaaagtttactGGTATAACTCTATAAAAGCTATATGACTATTGGTAATTTTAGCTAAATGACCCACGTAATATATGCTGATTTTTAGAGACTGACCCTCCTAAAAGATTTTTCTACTTCCACCACTGACAATATATATATCCTCTTTTTGTAAGATGTTTTAAGCTACTAATGACACCAATTAGTAGATGTTTACATACCTGCCAAGCACGGAGGAGAGTCTACGGAGATGATACTTTTTGGGTTCCTCATTGGTAGGCTTCTCTGTGTAGATGATGTGAACCTTCGGTTCGGACGTTGCAGCAACAACTCTTTCTGTAAAGCAAGAGATTTATTTTGGTAGAAGTTGATGACACAAAGTCAAAGTTAAGTCAACTTGAAATTACCACCAACAGGTTTGGGCGACTGGTAGGTTTGGCTTGACACAACTTGAATCACACCTGGTTTTTCTGCAACACCCAAAATcatataagaaagaaaaaaaaaagcactaTCGTGACTGCATGATTTCGCTATCGTGACTGCATGATTTCACTTGTACTTGTTTGAGATTTCATGTGCCATATGTCATAGTTTAAGAAACGTACTGGAGATCTTGGCGACTTGCTCAGGGGTGAGCATAGCTGAGAAACCAGACGCAGCTTCCTTGTAGCTGTATACCAATGCGTCCTTAGCAGCTTTTTCACTTTTGGCCAtccataaaaaacaaaacataatcacCATTATCAAATTTTGTACCCATCCCCATACATTAAGAACATCACAATAATCGACACGATCAATCataataaacaatatatatactcTCTGTAATGATTTAAGCTACTAATAACCCATTTAGTAAAAGTTTACAAACCTGCCAAGAACGGAGGAGAGTGTGCGTAGATGATAGTCTTTAGGTTCCTCATTGGTAGGCTTCTCGGTGTAGATGATGTGCACGTTCGCTTCCGGCGTCGATGATTTGCTAGATTCAGCCATGATGATCGGAGCAAGGAGAGATAAGACAACCACGACTATGAGGAGCAAATGTGATATACACGctatatcaatttttaaatctatACTCACAAGGACGGCCACAAATAATTATTCTAGCGGCATCTTCATGCATGAATCAaccaattatttttatttgtctcTCATTTGCTAATCCAATATATTAGCACGTCTTCATccataatttttcaaataatactatgGAATTTTCTTTCAATAAGACAATTTAGCAAAATAATAAAGTAGATATTAATTTCATACTAAACAAAGTACTTTTACATAAATCttttaaatctgaaaatatctatatcgtattttattatttttcatattcattaattatttgtttattatatttacaaagtTATAAACTTAAAGAATCACCAACATTATGAAACTAACTATAGTAATTTAAttattagttattataataAGAGAATTCTTCCCTGAATGAATCTCAATGTCTGCGTAGTTGGAAACTAGAAGTTTATATAAACAACCATATCACAGAAAtgaaaacatagaaaataagAACAAGACTTGGAATTAGGTACTATATAGGGGCGGCCGCAGATAAGATAGATGTGTGGCACATGCCCCGcactttttttagttttataaataattaatctttgtttatatatatccCCAGTCTACATATGCTCCATGCTAAATAAAGCTCTGTGTCCAATAAATACTCAG contains:
- the LOC108823706 gene encoding organelle RRM domain-containing protein 1, chloroplastic-like, which produces MAESSKSSTPEANVHIIYTEKPTNEEPKDYHLRTLSSVLGSEKAAKDALVYSYKEAASGFSAMLTPEQVAKISKKPGVIQVVSSQTYQSPKPVGERVVAATSEPKVHIIYTEKPTNEEPKKYHLRRLSSVLGSDKAAEEALIYSYKEAASGFSAKLTPEQVAEISKQPGVVQVVSSQT